The genome window CCGTACCAGGGCCTCGGTAACGCAGCTGTCGCCGCCGTCGCCTCCGACGAGCAGCTCAAGCGCTTCGGCAAGGTGTGGGCCGCCATGGCCATCACCGAGCCGCAGTTCGGTTCGGACTCCGCCGCGGTGGCCACCACCGCCAAGGAGGACGGCGACGACTACATCCTCAACGGCGAGAAGATCTTCGTCACCGCCGGTGAGCGCTGCGACCACGTCGTCGTGTGGGCGACTCTCGACAAGTCCGCCGGCCGTGCCGCCATCAAGTCCTTCCTCGTCCCGCGCGACACCCCCGGTTTCGACCTGGTCCGCCTGGAGCACAAGCTGGGCATCCGGTCCTCGGACACCGCCCACTTCATCCTGGACAACGTGCGCGTCCCGAAGGCGAACCTCCTGGGTTCCCCGGAAATCGACACGAAGAAGTCCTTCGCCGGTGCGATGGCCACCTTCGACAACACCCGTCCGCTGGTGGCCGGTATGGCGATCGGCGTGGCCCGTGCCTCCCTCGAGAAGCTGCGTGAGATCCTCACCGACGCCGGTGTGGAGATCGACTACGACGCTCCGGCCTGGAACCAGACCGCCGCCGCCTCCGAGTACGTCCGCCTCGAGTCCGATTGGGAAGCTGCCTACCTGCTCACCCTGAAGG of Corynebacterium terpenotabidum Y-11 contains these proteins:
- a CDS encoding acyl-CoA dehydrogenase family protein, encoding MINLELPKKLRATANQAHQAAAQIFRPISRKYDLAEHDRPVELDTMASLVEGMTDGGGDMAGASGGRGDKKKDEGVRNGGNMASLINVIETCWGDVGLTLSLPYQGLGNAAVAAVASDEQLKRFGKVWAAMAITEPQFGSDSAAVATTAKEDGDDYILNGEKIFVTAGERCDHVVVWATLDKSAGRAAIKSFLVPRDTPGFDLVRLEHKLGIRSSDTAHFILDNVRVPKANLLGSPEIDTKKSFAGAMATFDNTRPLVAGMAIGVARASLEKLREILTDAGVEIDYDAPAWNQTAAASEYVRLESDWEAAYLLTLKAAWMADNKQPNNKEASECKAKAGRMATELTLRAVELAGSFGYSERSLLEKWARDSKILDIFEGTQQIQQLVVARRELNLSSNQLK